GGCTGTACCGGACCGCCGCGGCGCAGGTCGACGCGGAACGCCCGGACCGGGACCACGCCGCCTTCGTCCTCTTCGGCGACCTGATCCGGGAGTCGCTGATGCCGCCGGAGGTCGGCGCCGCCCTGTACCGGGCCGCCGCGATGATCCCCGGCGTCGAGGTGGTGCACGGCGTCCGGGACTCCGTGGGGCGCGAGGGCGTCGCGATCACCCGGGCCGGCGGCGACGGACGCGAGGAGCTGATCTTCGACGAGAAGACGTTCACGTTCCTCGGTGAGCGCGTGCTCGACGCCGACGGCACGGTGGACGGCATCAGCGCGGTCGTCCGGCGTGCGGTCGTCGACAGGGCGGGCGAGCGTCCGTAGGCGTGCGCGGCCCGGCGTGACGGGTCAGGCTGGTGTCATGAGGGGTTCCATCGAGCAGGGCATCAGCCAGACCCACGGGAACACGCACATCCTGCACTTCCTGGTGCGGCTTCCGCTGCCCATGGAGCAGGTCTGGCCCTCGGTGGCCACCGCCGAGGGCCTCGCGACCTGGTTCACCCCGGCCGACGTGCTCGAACCCCACCTCGGCGGCGCGGTCAGCCTGCGCGACACCGGGTCCGGGCAGATCACGGCCTGGGACGTCGACCGGGTCGCCGAGTACACGCTGGAGGGCGGCGGCCGCATCCGCTTCCACCTGGAGCGGGACGGGGAGCAGGGCAGCGCCTTGCGCTTCACCCACGAGTTCGAGGGAGAGCGGGAGACGGAGCGAGCGTGGCGATCCCGCTTCGAACGTCTGATCGAGGAAGTGGGGTGACCCCGCCCCGGTGGCGTCGTCATCCGTCGGCAGGGCCCAGCGTCCCGTGAAGCGGCGGTAGGCGGTCGGCGGGCACGTCGGGCTGGGGTCGAGTTCGTCCTCGGCCGGCCATCTCGTCCGGGCCGGCTCGCCGCGTCAACTCTTCACACGGTGCCCACACTTGACAGTGCTGTTCGGCTTGCGTGGAGGACTCGTCACGTAGTTAATGTTCTCCACCCAGTGATGGGGTATCACTCCGACTTCATGGGGCAGATTCATGCACACGGCCCACCCCCCGTCCGGCGACATCCCGGACAATGCTCCGCCCTTACCTCCCACGCCACCGCCTCTCATGGGCAGCATTGATCTACGCGTCAGCAAACGGCTGCTGTGGGTCGGCGGTGCCGCCTACCCGTTGCACAACATCGTGAGGGTCTACACCCTCACCGTCCGTCCCCGGCGCAAGGACGCCACCATCCGCTTTCTGAAAAGCACCACGATCACACTGGCGACAGCAATCGCCCTCACCATCCTCAGTGCCATGACCGCCGTGGCGAGCGGAGAGGCGGCAGGACTGCTGGTCACGTTCGTGTGGCTGGGAACGGTGGCGGCGATCATCTACTTCTTCGTGGAACTGGTGTTGGTGCTGAGCGCGCAATCGCACTTCGTCCTGGCCGTGGAGACGTCCGGGGCCTCGACTGCGGTGGTCACCAGCAACAACCCGCACCACCTGACCCAACTGGTCGGCCACATCGTCCACGCCATTGAGAACCCGGAATTCGAGTTCCACGTGACGGTCGGAACCATCAACATCAGCCCGAAGAACTACTACTTCGGCGACAACGTCAATATGTACGGCGGCACCGGCAACGTGGGGATGGTGAGCGCATGAGCGGTCAGAACTTCTACTTCGGCGACAACGTCAACATGCACGGGGGCACCGGTCACACCGGCTTCGTCAAGGGGCAGGTGGCGGCCGCGAACGTCACGGGGGCCGCGGCGTCCACGGACCTGCAGGCCGCCGTGCAGCACCTTCTTCAGGTTGTCGAGGAGCTCCGCGACAGGCTCCCGGCCGCCGAGGGCGAGGTTCTCGACGACTACCTGCCGGCCATCACGGCCGACACCGCGACTGTCCCGCCACAGGCCCGCCACCGCGCGCTGTACGCCGTCGCGGGTATCGCCGCAACGGTCGGTGCCCTCGGCCAGCCGGTTGTCGAAGCCGTCAACAAGGTCCTCGAACTGCTCGCGGCGTAGCCAACCACGTGGACCGCGCACGGGTCTCGTGGCTCCTCTCTTCCGCCGACGAACGGCCTTTCCACCGGGCGGGGGAGCGGCGGACGGGACCGGGCCCCGGCCCCGAAGGCCGGAGCCGTGGGATTCACTCCTCCCCGACGTCCTCATTCCACAGCGCCGGGTTGGCCTGGCGGAAGGCGCGCATCATCGCCACGCACTCGGGGTCGTCCACGAGACGACTGACGCGTCAGCTGTCGTCGCCGTCCTGCTTCTTGCCCTTCTTCTTGTCCTGCTCCTCCTCGGAGAGCGACCGCAGGAACTCGGGGTTGTCGTCCGGGGCGACCCACTGGCCGCGACGTCCGACCTGGCCGGCCGGGCGGCGCCGCTTGCCCGCGATCAGCCAGGAGATCGAGCCGACGAGGGGGAACAGGAGCACCAGGATCGCCCACAAGGGCTTGGGGATGTGCCGGATGTCCTTCTCGTCCGTGCTGATGCAGTCGATGAACGCGTACACGCTCAAGGCCAGCGGTACGACGAACATCAGGATCCGGAGCATCGGCGGTCACCTCGTGGAACGGCGGTCGGGGGCCGCGCACACGGCCCCCGTGACGGGGCCAGGGTAGCCCCTCGGGGATACTTGACCCCATGGCTTACGACGATCTTCGCTCCCTGCTCAGGGCACTGGAGCGCGAGGGGGACCTGAAGCGCATCAAGGTGGAGGTCGACCCGTATCTGGAGGTCGGGGAGATCGTCGACCGGGTGCAGAAGGCGGGCGGGCCCGCGCTGCTCTTCGAGAAGGTGAAGGGGTCGTCGATGCCCCTCGCCATGAACGTGTTCGGGACCGACCGGCGGCTGCTGAAGGCGCTGGGGCTGAAGTCCTACGCGGACATCAGCGACAAGATCGGCGGGCTGCTGAAGCCGGAACTGCCGCACGGGTTTGTCGGGGTGCGCGAGGCCTTCGGCAAGCTGGGCGCGATGACGCACGTACCGCCGAAGAAGGTGAAGGACGCCCCGGTGCAGGAGGTCGTCCTGCACGGCGACGACGTCGACCTGGAGCAGCTGCCCGCCCTGTTCACCTGGCCCAAGGACGGCGGCTCCTTCTTCAACCTGGGCCTGACCCACACCAAGCACCCCGAGACCGGCGTGC
This region of Streptomyces chromofuscus genomic DNA includes:
- a CDS encoding PLD nuclease N-terminal domain-containing protein; its protein translation is MLRILMFVVPLALSVYAFIDCISTDEKDIRHIPKPLWAILVLLFPLVGSISWLIAGKRRRPAGQVGRRGQWVAPDDNPEFLRSLSEEEQDKKKGKKQDGDDS
- a CDS encoding DUF6232 family protein: MGSIDLRVSKRLLWVGGAAYPLHNIVRVYTLTVRPRRKDATIRFLKSTTITLATAIALTILSAMTAVASGEAAGLLVTFVWLGTVAAIIYFFVELVLVLSAQSHFVLAVETSGASTAVVTSNNPHHLTQLVGHIVHAIENPEFEFHVTVGTINISPKNYYFGDNVNMYGGTGNVGMVSA
- a CDS encoding SRPBCC family protein gives rise to the protein MRGSIEQGISQTHGNTHILHFLVRLPLPMEQVWPSVATAEGLATWFTPADVLEPHLGGAVSLRDTGSGQITAWDVDRVAEYTLEGGGRIRFHLERDGEQGSALRFTHEFEGERETERAWRSRFERLIEEVG